A single region of the Lotus japonicus ecotype B-129 chromosome 4, LjGifu_v1.2 genome encodes:
- the LOC130712711 gene encoding uncharacterized protein LOC130712711, translating into MAPYEALYGRRCRTPLCWYQDGENLIVGPELVQQTTEKVKQIREKMRASQSRQKSYADVRRKDLEFEAGDHVFLRVTQTTGVGRAMKSKKLTPKFIGPYQIIERVGPVAYRIALPPFLSNIHDVLHVSQLRKYVSDPSHVIEPDHLQLKDNLTVEVPPMKIEERRIKQLRNKQVSLVKVIWNQTTRDATWELEDKMREQYPELFVDP; encoded by the coding sequence ATGGCACCGTACGAAGCATTGTATGGTCGTAGATGTCGTACTCCCTTATGCTGGTACCAAGATGGCGAAAATCTGATCGTCGGACCAGAGCTAGTTCAACAAACGACGGAAAAGGTAAAGcaaatcagagaaaagatgagagcatCTCAGAGTAggcagaagagttatgccgacGTGCGGCGGAAGGACTTGGAGTTCGAAGCGGGGGACCATGTGTTCTTACGAGTCACCCAGACTACGGGCGTTGGAAGAGCCATGAAGTCGAAGAAGCTTACGCCAAAATTCATAGGACCATACCAAATCATTGAGCGTGTTGGACCAGTGGCATATCGGATTGCGCTGCCACCCTTTTTGTCtaacattcatgatgttttgCATGTGTCCCAGTTGAGGAAGTATGTATCCGATCCGTCACATGTGATAGAGCCGGATCACCTTCAACTCAAGGATAATCTCACCGTTGAGGTACCACCAATGAAGATTGAAGAGCGAAGGATCAAGCAATTGAGGAATAAGCAAGTTTCCCTAGTCAAGGTGATTTGGAATCAAACCACGAGAGATGCCACCTGGGAgctagaggataagatgcgggaacAGTATCCCGAGCTATTCGTAGACCCTTAG